A section of the Enterococcus montenegrensis genome encodes:
- the citD gene encoding citrate lyase acyl carrier protein codes for MEIKKSAVAGTVESSDIMVTVAPNQEEKIAIALDSSVEKQYGQEIRDLIENTLKRLDVTAAKITAVDKGALDCTIQARTLTAVYRASEVAEYDWKEIDSWNA; via the coding sequence GTGGAAATCAAAAAAAGTGCAGTAGCTGGTACTGTGGAGTCAAGTGACATTATGGTTACTGTCGCTCCAAACCAAGAAGAAAAAATTGCAATTGCGTTAGATAGTAGTGTTGAGAAACAATATGGACAAGAAATTCGTGATTTGATTGAAAACACATTAAAACGCTTGGATGTAACAGCTGCTAAGATAACAGCAGTCGACAAAGGTGCATTGGATTGTACCATTCAAGCGCGGACATTGACCGCGGTTTACCGTGCGAGTGAAGTCGCAGAATACGACTGGAAGGAGATCGACTCATGGAACGCTTAA
- the citX gene encoding citrate lyase holo-[acyl-carrier protein] synthase, protein MSNYFQGETVALSEMLAAREQRVALQHELLKKCANASLLSATMNIPGPVKNTPALEKTFITLVETVRKELKDFFIIETNYFSRKTGLEFLLLAEISPELLKRKMIEIEEKHPQGRLVDLDVLWLKDGKMQSISRQDLGFPARKCLICNKDAKVCGRARTHTIEEMQAKIASIIEDRKE, encoded by the coding sequence ATGTCTAATTATTTTCAAGGTGAAACTGTTGCGCTATCCGAAATGTTAGCTGCTCGTGAACAAAGAGTTGCATTACAACATGAACTTTTAAAAAAATGTGCTAACGCAAGCTTGCTTTCAGCAACAATGAATATTCCAGGGCCGGTTAAAAATACGCCGGCTTTGGAAAAAACATTTATCACTTTGGTCGAGACAGTTCGCAAAGAATTAAAAGATTTCTTTATCATTGAAACAAATTATTTTTCCCGTAAAACTGGTTTGGAGTTTTTACTTTTAGCAGAGATATCCCCGGAGCTGTTAAAACGAAAAATGATTGAAATCGAAGAAAAACACCCACAAGGCCGCTTGGTTGATTTAGATGTTTTGTGGCTAAAAGATGGTAAAATGCAGTCAATTAGTCGGCAAGATTTAGGCTTTCCTGCTAGAAAATGCCTCATTTGCAATAAAGACGCCAAGGTTTGTGGTCGGGCTAGAACGCATACAATTGAAGAAATGCAAGCAAAAATTGCAAGTATAATAGAAGATAGAAAGGAGTAG
- a CDS encoding carbohydrate ABC transporter permease: MVKRSYQIETAIHYIILTLLGILFLLPLLWMLFASVDTGAIQALKMPKSFTLENFISIITDGGLVRSFGIGLLISGCQALLVVGLCVLAAYPLSRYKLRYKKSFMMTILFMTSLPMTAVIVPVFQMFLYLKFQDSLIALTFFLTASSLPYGIWMMKNFMDSVPLDLEESAWIDGASTWQGIKKVVAPLMLPGIFTVGIFTFSGSWGNFFVPYILIQSPDKMPASVSIFQFFGNFGMVNYGRLAAFSVLYSLPVVILYAISQNFMSKGFSMGGATKG; this comes from the coding sequence ATGGTTAAAAGAAGTTATCAAATTGAAACGGCAATCCATTATATCATTCTAACTTTATTAGGAATTTTATTTTTACTTCCGTTATTATGGATGCTTTTTGCATCTGTGGATACAGGTGCAATTCAGGCATTGAAGATGCCTAAAAGTTTTACCTTAGAAAATTTTATTTCAATTATTACTGATGGCGGATTAGTTCGTTCTTTTGGCATTGGTCTATTGATTTCAGGCTGCCAAGCATTATTGGTAGTGGGGCTTTGTGTATTGGCTGCCTATCCACTTTCGCGTTATAAGCTTCGCTATAAAAAATCATTTATGATGACGATTTTATTTATGACGTCTTTGCCAATGACAGCGGTTATTGTACCGGTTTTTCAAATGTTCTTATACTTAAAATTTCAAGATTCACTAATAGCACTTACGTTCTTTCTAACGGCTTCATCACTGCCATATGGAATTTGGATGATGAAAAATTTTATGGACTCAGTCCCGCTAGATCTGGAGGAATCGGCATGGATTGACGGTGCGTCTACTTGGCAAGGAATAAAAAAAGTTGTTGCACCACTGATGTTACCTGGAATTTTTACAGTTGGGATATTTACTTTTTCTGGAAGTTGGGGGAACTTTTTTGTACCGTATATTCTAATCCAGTCTCCAGATAAAATGCCTGCGTCAGTTTCAATTTTTCAATTTTTTGGTAACTTTGGCATGGTTAATTATGGCCGACTGGCGGCCTTTTCAGTTTTATATTCTTTACCAGTTGTAATTTTATATGCTATTTCACAGAACTTCATGTCTAAAGGATTTAGTATGGGAGGAGCAACAAAAGGATGA
- the citE gene encoding citrate (pro-3S)-lyase subunit beta, which translates to MERLRRTMMFVPGANAAMLRDAPLYGADSIMFDLEDAVSLKEKDSARTLVHFALKTFDYSGVETVVRINSLDTVGAQDIAAMVLAGVNVIRLPKTETAQDIVDVDVEITKVEEANGIVVGTTKMMAAIESAEGVLNAREIAKASTRLIGIALGAEDYVTNMKTRRYPDGQELFFARSFILHSARAAGIAAIDTVYSDVDNEAGFLKEVEMIKQLGFDGKSVINPRQIPLVNKVYAPTEKEIQNAKEVIWGIREAEAKGSGVISVNGKMVDKPIVERAERVIALAKAAKLISEEDI; encoded by the coding sequence ATGGAACGCTTAAGAAGAACGATGATGTTTGTACCTGGTGCTAATGCCGCAATGTTGAGAGATGCGCCTTTATATGGTGCTGATTCAATTATGTTTGACTTAGAAGATGCTGTTTCTTTAAAAGAAAAAGACTCAGCTCGGACTTTGGTTCACTTTGCTTTAAAAACATTTGATTACAGCGGTGTGGAAACCGTAGTCCGAATTAACAGTTTGGATACAGTAGGTGCACAAGATATTGCTGCAATGGTCTTAGCTGGCGTCAATGTTATCCGTTTGCCAAAAACTGAAACAGCACAAGATATTGTGGATGTGGATGTTGAAATTACAAAAGTAGAAGAAGCAAATGGAATTGTCGTTGGGACTACTAAAATGATGGCAGCGATTGAATCAGCTGAAGGCGTCTTAAATGCCCGGGAAATTGCGAAAGCATCTACTCGCTTAATCGGGATTGCCCTTGGTGCAGAAGACTATGTAACCAACATGAAGACGCGCCGCTATCCAGATGGACAAGAATTGTTCTTTGCCCGTAGTTTCATTCTTCATTCTGCAAGAGCAGCCGGCATTGCCGCAATCGATACAGTTTATTCAGATGTCGATAATGAAGCAGGTTTCTTAAAAGAAGTTGAAATGATTAAACAACTTGGTTTTGATGGAAAATCAGTGATTAATCCGCGCCAAATTCCACTTGTCAATAAAGTATATGCACCGACTGAAAAAGAAATTCAAAACGCAAAAGAAGTAATTTGGGGAATCAGAGAAGCCGAAGCCAAAGGATCTGGCGTTATTTCAGTTAACGGAAAAATGGTAGATAAACCTATCGTGGAACGGGCAGAACGTGTCATTGCTTTAGCAAAAGCTGCCAAGTTGATTTCCGAGGAGGATATTTAA
- a CDS encoding extracellular solute-binding protein, whose protein sequence is MKKIALFTSLLVVPFLVVGCGNDAKESSASKDGKTEIKITWRNTGDHDKMQKFLEEEFIPKFEKDNPDIKVTPSSITASEGDYFSKVALSMQSESTAPDIVAEDSFMLNSDANAGYLTALDDYVAKWDDWSNYTENLKAGSIAQDGKLYAIPGTSDSRGIWFNKNVFKKAGLPEDWQPKTWEDIVAAAEKVKETQPKVIPFGMGVAKANGESVSMQTFEMLLYGTKDQLFDSETRKWDVNSQGILDSLNFIDEIYNQKKLGPSLSIAINSNYGSVMFQEKFPKDEVAMLLDGFWSQGNWTESGATPVENMTERFGFAAMPTQNGDAPGTTTMSGGWTWAIPAKAKNKEASWKVIQALGGKEEQAKRAIAEGNLTVRDDSAELPEYKDQPFIAEATSFLKNAHFRPADDKYPNVSVEIQNMVESVATGSKTPEQAAKDYATNVTRIVGEENIKK, encoded by the coding sequence ATGAAAAAAATCGCTTTGTTTACTTCTTTATTAGTAGTTCCGTTTTTAGTTGTTGGATGTGGAAATGATGCAAAGGAAAGTTCTGCCAGTAAAGATGGAAAAACAGAAATTAAAATTACTTGGCGCAATACCGGGGATCATGATAAGATGCAGAAATTTTTAGAAGAAGAATTTATTCCGAAATTTGAAAAAGATAATCCAGATATTAAAGTGACGCCATCTTCTATTACTGCAAGTGAGGGTGATTATTTTTCTAAAGTTGCTTTATCGATGCAATCAGAGAGTACTGCTCCAGATATTGTTGCAGAGGATTCTTTCATGCTAAACTCGGATGCCAATGCCGGCTATTTGACAGCTTTAGATGACTACGTAGCAAAATGGGACGATTGGAGTAATTATACTGAGAATTTGAAAGCAGGATCTATTGCTCAAGATGGTAAATTATATGCTATTCCAGGAACATCAGACTCCAGAGGAATTTGGTTTAATAAAAATGTATTTAAAAAAGCGGGTTTACCTGAAGACTGGCAACCAAAAACATGGGAAGATATTGTAGCTGCAGCAGAAAAAGTGAAAGAGACGCAACCAAAAGTAATTCCTTTTGGTATGGGAGTAGCAAAAGCAAACGGTGAGTCTGTTTCTATGCAAACTTTTGAAATGTTGTTATATGGAACAAAAGACCAATTATTTGATTCAGAAACCCGAAAATGGGACGTGAATAGCCAAGGTATTTTGGACTCATTAAACTTTATTGATGAAATTTATAATCAGAAAAAATTAGGACCATCCTTATCAATTGCTATTAATAGTAACTACGGTTCAGTAATGTTCCAAGAAAAATTTCCTAAAGATGAGGTAGCTATGCTTTTGGATGGATTCTGGAGTCAGGGAAATTGGACTGAATCAGGAGCAACTCCAGTTGAAAACATGACCGAGCGTTTTGGATTTGCTGCTATGCCAACCCAAAATGGCGATGCACCAGGAACTACTACAATGTCTGGTGGTTGGACATGGGCAATTCCTGCAAAAGCTAAAAATAAAGAAGCATCATGGAAAGTTATACAAGCATTAGGTGGTAAAGAAGAACAAGCCAAGCGTGCAATTGCAGAAGGGAATTTAACAGTACGTGATGATTCCGCTGAATTACCAGAATACAAAGATCAACCGTTCATTGCTGAAGCTACTAGTTTCTTAAAGAATGCGCATTTCCGTCCAGCTGACGATAAGTATCCAAACGTATCTGTCGAAATTCAAAACATGGTGGAATCTGTGGCGACAGGTTCAAAAACGCCAGAACAAGCAGCAAAAGACTATGCAACCAATGTGACACGGATTGTAGGAGAAGAGAATATTAAAAAATAA
- a CDS encoding OadG-related small transporter subunit: MFEDLKIAFELLGFGWGGVFVVILIIYAASQLLAKLFPPK; this comes from the coding sequence ATGTTTGAAGATTTAAAAATTGCGTTTGAACTATTAGGTTTTGGTTGGGGCGGCGTTTTTGTCGTAATCTTAATCATTTACGCAGCCTCACAATTATTGGCGAAATTATTTCCGCCAAAATAA
- the citC gene encoding [citrate (pro-3S)-lyase] ligase, translated as MLTLKRLWLIQDVKDHNQWSEFLQAGGLHPAEDATYTVGIYDGEELIATGSLSDNIIKYLLVCKRYQSENLLTQIIVHLIERLHEEDIFHYFVYTAPDKEVIFRSLGFKKIMNTKEVLFMEQGEPSFDDYLNYIARFDHPGENGSIVMNANPFTLGHKYLVEQARKVCDHVYVFVVSEEKSEFSSPERFALVKNGLKEFEDVTVLPARDYMVSSLTFPAYFLKDRAELNVASVQARLDATLFKERIAPVLHIKKRFVGEEPYSKVTNVYNEAMKEVFRPDLSLTILPRLAIEGEIVSATKVRQALQDHNEPLVQSFVPDTVLAYLKEKNKI; from the coding sequence ATGTTAACACTAAAAAGGCTCTGGTTGATCCAAGATGTAAAAGACCATAATCAGTGGAGTGAATTTTTACAAGCCGGTGGGCTGCACCCTGCTGAAGATGCGACGTATACTGTAGGAATTTATGATGGTGAAGAATTAATAGCGACCGGATCTCTGTCAGACAATATCATTAAGTATTTATTAGTATGCAAAAGATATCAATCTGAAAACTTGTTGACACAAATTATTGTTCATTTAATTGAACGCTTGCATGAAGAGGATATTTTTCACTACTTTGTTTACACTGCACCGGATAAAGAAGTTATTTTTCGTTCTTTAGGATTCAAAAAAATCATGAATACTAAAGAAGTATTGTTTATGGAACAAGGAGAACCTAGTTTTGACGACTATTTAAATTATATTGCTCGTTTTGATCATCCAGGTGAAAACGGTAGTATCGTGATGAATGCTAATCCGTTTACCTTAGGCCATAAATACTTGGTGGAACAAGCACGTAAAGTTTGTGATCATGTCTATGTTTTTGTTGTCTCAGAAGAAAAATCAGAATTTTCCAGTCCTGAACGCTTCGCTTTAGTTAAAAACGGCTTAAAAGAGTTTGAAGATGTGACGGTTTTACCGGCCAGAGATTATATGGTGTCATCTTTAACATTCCCAGCCTATTTCTTAAAAGATCGTGCCGAGTTAAATGTTGCTAGCGTTCAAGCCCGTTTAGATGCAACCCTTTTTAAAGAACGTATCGCACCTGTATTGCATATTAAAAAGCGCTTTGTTGGAGAGGAACCTTATTCAAAAGTAACCAATGTTTACAATGAAGCGATGAAAGAAGTATTTCGTCCGGATCTGTCACTGACTATCTTGCCTCGTTTGGCAATTGAAGGTGAAATCGTCAGCGCAACCAAAGTACGACAAGCACTCCAAGATCACAATGAGCCACTTGTCCAATCCTTCGTTCCGGACACTGTTTTAGCTTACTTGAAAGAGAAAAATAAAATTTGA
- a CDS encoding sodium ion-translocating decarboxylase subunit beta, translated as METLLEGIIGMGQEPGRIVMMLIGGLLMYLGIKKEYEPTLLVPMGLGTILVNFPNSGVLQAGGEAGPFQVLFDAGISTELFPLLLFIGIGAMIDFGPLLQNPFLLLFGAAAQFGIFFTVIVAVLLGFDINDAASIGIIGAADGPTSIFVANTLNSKYMGAIMVAAYSYMALVPIIQPVAIKAVTTKKERQIRMTYHAGAVSQTAKILFPIVITIVAGLIAPVSLPLVGFLMFGNLLRECGVLDRLSVSAQNELVNLVSILLGLTISVKMQANDFLKVDTLIVIGLGLVAFVMDSVGGVLFAKVLNLFRKEKVNPMIGAAGISAFPMSSRVIQKMATEEDPQNFILMHAAGANVSGQIASVIAGGLLLALLT; from the coding sequence GTGGAAACTCTTTTAGAAGGAATTATCGGTATGGGACAAGAGCCGGGAAGAATTGTCATGATGCTAATCGGCGGCTTGTTGATGTACCTAGGGATTAAAAAAGAATACGAACCAACATTATTGGTGCCAATGGGTCTGGGAACAATTTTAGTGAACTTCCCAAATTCAGGTGTTTTACAAGCCGGTGGCGAAGCTGGTCCTTTCCAAGTATTATTTGATGCCGGAATCAGTACAGAATTATTCCCACTACTATTATTTATCGGGATTGGTGCCATGATCGATTTTGGGCCATTATTACAAAATCCGTTCTTGCTATTATTCGGTGCAGCTGCCCAATTTGGTATTTTCTTTACTGTTATCGTAGCCGTTTTACTTGGCTTTGATATTAATGATGCTGCTTCAATCGGGATTATCGGTGCCGCAGACGGTCCGACTTCAATCTTTGTGGCGAACACATTGAACTCAAAATATATGGGGGCAATTATGGTAGCGGCTTACTCATACATGGCCTTGGTACCAATTATCCAACCAGTAGCCATTAAAGCTGTTACAACGAAAAAAGAACGTCAAATCCGCATGACCTATCATGCTGGGGCGGTATCACAAACAGCAAAAATTTTATTCCCAATCGTTATTACGATCGTAGCAGGTTTGATTGCGCCAGTGTCATTGCCATTAGTAGGTTTCTTAATGTTTGGTAACTTGTTAAGAGAATGTGGTGTTTTAGATCGTTTGTCAGTTTCCGCACAAAACGAATTGGTTAACTTGGTAAGTATCTTACTTGGTTTAACAATTTCAGTAAAAATGCAAGCCAACGATTTCTTAAAAGTAGATACATTAATCGTTATCGGGTTAGGTTTAGTCGCATTTGTGATGGACTCTGTCGGTGGTGTGTTGTTTGCCAAAGTGTTGAACTTGTTTAGAAAAGAAAAAGTAAACCCTATGATTGGTGCTGCTGGTATTTCTGCATTCCCAATGTCAAGTCGTGTTATTCAAAAAATGGCGACAGAAGAAGATCCGCAAAACTTTATTTTGATGCATGCAGCTGGTGCCAACGTTTCAGGTCAGATTGCTTCTGTTATCGCAGGCGGCCTGTTATTAGCGCTATTAACATAA
- the citF gene encoding citrate lyase subunit alpha, whose translation MTTNKLGREIPTQFAEQYGVFEGELANIKEYQESSRKIKPVKPRDTKLLGSIREAIEKTGLKDGMTISFHHHFREGDFVMNMVLEEIAKMGIKNLSIAPSSIANVHAPLIDHIKNGVVTNITSSGLRDKVGAAISEGIMENPVVIRSHGGRARAIATGDVHIDVAFLGAPSSDEYGNANGTVGKATCGSLGYAMIDAKYADQVVIITDTLMPYPNTPISIPQTDVDYVVEVDAIGDPNGIAKGATRFTKNPKELLIAEYAAKVITNSPYYKEGFSFQTGTGGAALAVSRFMREAMIKDGIKASFALGGITNAMVELLEEGLVEKIIDVQDFDHPSAISLGKNANHYEIDANMYASPLSKGAVINQLDTAILSALEIDTNFNVNVITGSDGVIRGASGGHSDTSMACKMSLVIAPIIRGRIATIVDQVNTVVTPGSSIDVVVTEVGIAINPARQDLIEHFKKLDVPQFTIEELKEKAYSIVGEPQPIQYGDKVVALIEYRDGSIIDVVKNV comes from the coding sequence ATGACAACAAATAAATTAGGTCGCGAAATTCCAACACAATTTGCTGAACAATATGGTGTTTTTGAAGGTGAATTAGCAAATATCAAAGAATACCAAGAATCAAGTCGTAAGATTAAACCTGTTAAACCAAGAGACACGAAACTATTAGGGAGTATTCGTGAAGCGATTGAAAAAACGGGCTTAAAAGACGGCATGACAATTTCATTCCACCATCATTTCCGTGAAGGTGACTTTGTTATGAATATGGTTTTAGAAGAAATTGCTAAAATGGGGATTAAAAATTTATCCATTGCACCAAGTTCTATTGCCAATGTTCATGCACCATTAATTGATCATATTAAAAACGGCGTGGTCACCAATATTACGTCAAGTGGTTTGCGGGACAAAGTCGGCGCAGCCATCTCAGAAGGAATTATGGAAAACCCGGTTGTGATTCGTTCCCACGGTGGGCGTGCCCGGGCGATTGCCACAGGAGATGTCCACATTGACGTTGCCTTTTTAGGCGCGCCAAGTTCAGATGAATACGGCAATGCCAATGGTACGGTTGGTAAAGCAACGTGTGGTTCTTTAGGCTATGCTATGATTGATGCTAAATATGCTGATCAAGTCGTTATCATTACCGATACTTTAATGCCTTATCCAAATACACCAATCAGCATTCCTCAAACAGATGTTGATTATGTAGTAGAAGTAGACGCCATTGGCGATCCAAACGGAATTGCAAAAGGTGCAACCCGTTTTACTAAAAATCCAAAAGAATTATTAATTGCCGAATATGCAGCAAAAGTGATTACAAATTCACCTTATTACAAAGAAGGTTTTTCTTTCCAAACAGGTACAGGTGGCGCAGCTTTAGCGGTTTCACGTTTTATGCGCGAAGCAATGATTAAAGATGGTATTAAAGCCAGCTTTGCTTTAGGTGGAATCACCAATGCGATGGTGGAACTATTAGAAGAAGGACTTGTGGAAAAAATTATCGATGTGCAAGATTTTGATCATCCTTCTGCTATTTCATTAGGCAAAAATGCAAATCACTATGAAATTGATGCTAATATGTATGCTTCACCATTAAGTAAAGGTGCTGTGATTAATCAACTTGATACAGCAATTTTATCTGCTTTAGAAATTGATACAAACTTTAATGTAAATGTTATTACAGGTTCTGATGGGGTTATCCGTGGCGCTTCAGGGGGACACTCAGATACTTCAATGGCTTGCAAAATGAGCTTGGTTATTGCACCGATTATTCGTGGTCGGATTGCAACAATTGTCGATCAAGTAAATACGGTTGTTACGCCAGGTTCAAGTATTGATGTCGTGGTAACAGAAGTTGGGATTGCTATCAATCCAGCGCGCCAAGACTTGATTGAACACTTCAAAAAACTAGATGTACCACAATTTACGATTGAAGAATTAAAAGAAAAAGCATATAGCATCGTAGGAGAACCGCAACCAATTCAATACGGCGATAAAGTCGTAGCTTTAATTGAATACCGCGATGGCTCAATCATCGATGTGGTCAAAAATGTCTAA
- a CDS encoding carbohydrate ABC transporter permease, producing the protein MENGLIEPSKHENKRKPLSDNLKSIFFLLPSWVLLLIFFIGPMILTFIFSFTNLALTGAEASQLQFIGFENFTRMFQDPEFRTSVWNTIIFVFFSAVLGQCFLGFLIAFLMREKNKTFRRVIGLIIIAAWVTPEVVVSFCWVAFLSESGTANWVLGLLNIEPIAWLFTFPMASVIIANIWRGTAFSMMVFQSALDDIPKEVEEAAIMDGASRWKIVTKITIPMVKGTIATNLMLVTLQTLGVFTLIYTMTGGGPGVSTATLPVFMYKQAFVSYQLGYGTAISLVLLVIGAIASLIYMKTLKVKV; encoded by the coding sequence ATGGAAAACGGATTAATTGAACCATCAAAACATGAAAATAAAAGAAAACCACTATCTGATAACTTGAAGTCAATTTTCTTTTTATTACCAAGTTGGGTTTTGTTGTTAATCTTCTTTATTGGTCCGATGATTTTAACTTTTATTTTTTCTTTTACAAATCTAGCGTTAACAGGTGCTGAAGCAAGTCAATTGCAATTTATTGGTTTTGAAAACTTTACACGCATGTTTCAAGATCCAGAGTTTCGAACTAGTGTCTGGAATACAATCATTTTTGTATTTTTTTCAGCAGTATTAGGCCAATGCTTTTTAGGATTTCTGATTGCCTTTTTAATGCGAGAAAAAAATAAAACGTTTCGAAGAGTAATTGGTTTGATTATTATTGCTGCTTGGGTCACGCCAGAGGTTGTTGTCTCATTTTGTTGGGTGGCATTTCTTAGTGAAAGTGGCACAGCCAATTGGGTATTGGGATTATTAAATATCGAGCCAATAGCATGGTTGTTCACTTTTCCGATGGCTAGTGTAATTATTGCAAATATTTGGCGAGGCACTGCTTTTTCAATGATGGTCTTTCAATCGGCGTTAGATGATATTCCAAAAGAAGTAGAAGAAGCAGCTATTATGGATGGTGCTTCACGCTGGAAAATTGTGACCAAAATTACAATTCCAATGGTAAAAGGTACAATTGCAACAAACTTGATGTTGGTAACCTTACAGACTTTAGGCGTATTTACCTTGATTTATACAATGACTGGTGGTGGCCCTGGGGTAAGCACGGCTACTTTGCCTGTATTTATGTATAAACAAGCATTTGTGAGTTATCAATTAGGATATGGAACGGCTATTTCCTTAGTTCTCTTAGTAATTGGAGCAATAGCAAGTCTTATTTACATGAAAACTTTGAAAGTGAAAGTGTAG
- a CDS encoding oxaloacetate decarboxylase subunit alpha: MTKQIRFMETVLRDGQQSQIATRMSTEDMLPIIKTMDEAGFHSLEMWGGATFDSCLRFLNEDPWERLRKIRQEVKNTKLQMLLRGQNLLGYKNYADDVVREFVMKSVENGIDIVRVFDALNDTRNLRTSIEACKEAGGHCQTAISYTTSDFHTVDYFVSLAKEMAELGADSICIKDMAGVLTPATGFELVSRIKDSIALPLEVHTHATSGISEMTYLKVAEAGADIIDTAISSFSGGTSQPATESVAIALSGLGFDTGLKMDKLEEIANYFNPIRDHFRNEGILNPKVKDTEPKTLIYQVPGGMLSNLLSQLTEQGNADKYDEVLAEVPKVRADLGFPPLVTPLSQMVGTQALMNILAGERYKMVPNEIKDYVRGLYGKPPVAIKEDIKEKIIGDEPVITKRPADLLAPQLPGFEEEIKEYAKSIEDVLSYAVFPQQAKDFLGRREDPFYDVPLQTVNVKIDVQ; encoded by the coding sequence ATGACCAAACAAATTCGCTTTATGGAAACAGTTTTGCGAGACGGCCAACAAAGTCAAATCGCAACGCGGATGTCCACTGAAGATATGTTACCAATCATCAAAACGATGGATGAAGCTGGCTTTCATTCATTGGAGATGTGGGGAGGCGCAACATTTGATTCTTGTCTACGGTTTTTAAATGAAGACCCGTGGGAAAGATTGCGCAAAATCCGCCAAGAAGTCAAAAATACGAAATTACAAATGCTATTACGTGGTCAAAATCTACTCGGCTACAAAAATTATGCAGATGACGTTGTACGTGAATTCGTCATGAAATCTGTTGAAAATGGAATCGATATCGTGCGGGTTTTTGACGCTTTAAATGATACCCGTAATTTACGAACTTCAATTGAAGCATGTAAAGAAGCTGGCGGTCATTGTCAAACAGCGATTTCTTACACAACTAGCGATTTTCATACCGTCGATTATTTTGTTTCTTTAGCCAAAGAAATGGCAGAACTAGGTGCAGATTCAATCTGTATTAAAGATATGGCAGGAGTTTTAACTCCTGCGACTGGTTTTGAATTGGTGAGCCGCATTAAAGATAGTATTGCTTTACCATTGGAAGTTCATACCCATGCAACCAGTGGAATCTCAGAAATGACCTACTTAAAGGTAGCAGAAGCTGGAGCGGATATTATCGATACTGCAATTTCATCATTTTCAGGTGGGACGAGCCAACCGGCGACAGAATCTGTTGCTATCGCTTTATCAGGTCTTGGTTTTGATACCGGTCTTAAAATGGATAAATTGGAAGAAATCGCAAATTATTTCAATCCAATTCGCGATCACTTCCGCAATGAAGGAATACTAAATCCTAAAGTAAAAGATACAGAGCCAAAAACTTTAATTTATCAAGTTCCCGGTGGTATGTTATCTAACTTATTAAGTCAATTGACTGAACAAGGCAATGCAGATAAGTATGATGAAGTTTTAGCTGAAGTGCCAAAAGTGCGGGCAGATTTAGGTTTCCCACCACTTGTAACACCACTATCACAAATGGTCGGTACGCAAGCATTAATGAATATTTTGGCTGGTGAACGCTACAAAATGGTACCAAACGAAATCAAAGATTATGTTCGTGGCCTATACGGTAAACCACCAGTTGCTATTAAAGAAGATATCAAAGAAAAAATTATCGGGGATGAACCAGTTATCACAAAACGTCCTGCAGATTTACTAGCACCACAATTACCAGGTTTTGAAGAAGAAATCAAAGAGTACGCAAAATCAATCGAAGACGTGTTAAGTTACGCTGTCTTCCCACAACAAGCAAAAGATTTCTTAGGACGCCGTGAAGATCCATTTTATGACGTACCACTTCAAACTGTAAACGTAAAGATTGACGTACAATAA